TTCATGGGATGAGCCATACTGGAGCTGAAGGTGAGTTTTATGACAATGAGTACTGGAAAAAGACTGGACTGGTCTCTGTTGCATATGCGACAGAAATACCCCTTCCACTATACAAAAAGGTTTTGGGTAATATTATATATTACTTTGCGAAAAGAATGGCCAAAAATATAAAATTAACTTTCAACGTTTTTGTTTCACGTCATTTTAAATAAAAAAAAGGATTAAGCTCTATTATATGGAATATAAAAATATCAGAATTAAGCAATTTTTTATGTCGTATTCATAATACATATTAAGAAATTATTATATGTAAATACACAAGCTGTGGGGAGATCAACATGGGATTTGACCTTATAATAACATATTTAGCTATAATAATAATGGTACCCTATTCAATAATTTATGCATTTGATAAAGGTACCTCTGGAATCAAAGTACTGCTTTTAGGAATAAACTTAACTTTAGCCGGAGGCATATTTGCAATTATACCTGATTTTGATGTTAATGGAGTCTGGTATCTATTAGTTCTATTCGGTTTGATCATTTCTTTTAAAGGTATATCAAAAACAGATTAACATTAATTAATAATACTCTTTAACTATGTACTAACCTACTGATGAAACTCAAAGTGAATGTAACACAATTGAGTTACATTTACTTTGATTCTATAGACTAGATGTGCATAAACAACAAATGCCGTGAAATAATAAAATTTCACCGCATTTGTTGTTTTCAGACTTATTATGTTGAATGATTTTTTAATATGTCTGTGTATCTTATTCTTTGTTACTAAGGGTGTTTTTGCCTATCCACCCGAAAAGGTGGAATAGGACAAGTGCTTTTATATCACTTTTTGGGGTTGTCATTACTTTTGGTTTTATACTTAGACCATAGTTTCTTTATAGATTCTAAAAATACTGCAATAAGCCACACTATCAACGCAACTATTTTTATAATGCTACCATTTGGTAAATATGCTGTAAAAACAAATAATATAGAAGCAATAAGCCTAAATATGAAATCTTTTTTGATAAACATAATACAAACCTCCAGAAAGAATTGTTTAACCAGTAGATAAGCCGTAAAACAACATTTTCGAAACAAACTATAATTACTTATTTTAGATATTAACATCGTTTCAATCGCAATAATTATTAGTACATCCTTAATAAGAGCCTACAAGTCCATCAATTCTACTCAATTTTTTAAGAAAATTGAAAGTAACAATCCCTATTGCAAGCCATACTAGAGAAATTGCAGCTAATGTTAAATACTCTGACATAGGAATTGCCTGTCCAACAAGGGCCTTTCTAATAAGGTCATTTCCAGTAGTTAAGGGGATCAAATTAATAATTGAAAACTTATCTGAAACAACTGTTAATGTATTTGAAACAAACAATAATAATGTTTGAATGATATACATTATTCTACCTATATTCTTAAACTTCAGTGTGAGCCCACCAAACATTAATCCCATACCATACATTCCTGCAATAGTAATTAATAAAGTAATAATAACATTAAGATTTATGGATATTCCTACATGAAAAATCAAAACAGAAAAAATAAGTATTATAGCTAATTCTACAAGTTCAATTAACATACCGGAAATTAGTCTGCCTATCATTAAAACATATAGTGGAATTATTGAGGTTAACTTTTGTTCTAGTGTTCCTCTTGTAGCTTCGGCTTCTATATTAGAACTTACTAAATTTATTGCAAGTATAGAAAAACTATATAATATATATCCTATTAATAGTAAGGATTTAGAATCTTCAGGTGATCCATAATAGTTACCTAGGCTAGTTCCAGTACCCAAAAACAATAAAGCTGTGTACAAGCCCCCTATAAATAAGATATCGCTTATAAAATTCATTTTGTAAGACCATGTACTTTCTAAAGAAATCTTTATTTCAGCACATAATGCATTTAAATATTTCATTTTTGATTCTCCTCTCTGAGTTAAATAATAGGATTAAGCTGAAACAATTTTTAAATATTTTTCTTCAATTAAACTATTAGAAATATTATCGTTAACTAAAATTTCTTGCACTTTCCCATTATTTAAAATTGCAATTCTATCTACTGCTCTTCTAATGAAATCCACATCATGTGAAGCTATTAATACGGTAGTATTATTTTGTTTTTTTATAATATTTAGTAAGTTTAATAACATTTCTTTAGCCTCGATATCTAATCCATTAGAGGGTTCATCTAGTACTAGTATCTTAGGTGTAAGTAATATGTTAGCAATTATAGCTACCTTTTGTTTTTGACCTAGAGATAGAGTATTGACCCTTCTATTTAAAAGATCATTAATATTAAATAATTCATTATATTTTTTTATATTAGAATCAATTTGTTTTCTACTAATTCCCTTTAATGCACCAAAATAATAAAAATTACTCTTTACACTTATCCTCCAGTAAAGATTTCTAGCACCTTCTAAAACTACAGCTATATCCTTTAAATAGTTGATCTTTTCAGTATTAATTTTTTTATCATCAATATAAATTTCTCCATTATCCGGAATAACTAAGCCCGTTAAGGCTTTTATTAATGTAGTTTTACCAGCACCATTAGGACCTAATAAACAAATAATTTCATAATCATTTACATCAAGAGTAAATGAATCAAGAGCTACTATTTCCGAACCTTTATATTTTTTTGTAAGATTCTTAAAATTAATCATATATACCTCCTCATAATTTTGGAATAATGTAACCCTCACCCCCTCCAACTAAACTTATAAAATATATATACTATTTATTCCTAAATGTATTTAGAAAATACTATTGTGTTATGTCGTGAAAATTTACAATTCTGACTAACAATATATACTTTATTATATCACAATTACCATAAATTAATAATATTTACAATTATTTAAATGTATAATAGCCTCAAAGTGAATGTAACTCCCGTATAGTTTGTTTCAGTTTGTTCGCTAATTTGTACAGCTTCAACTATAATTAAAGATTTCTTTTTCATATAGTTTCTCAAAAGGATTTAAGCATTGATATTCTTTTCTTCCTCAGATGGCTCACAATATGACAGAATTTATTTTTTAAAATAACTAGTATACTATTGTATTTGTGTATGTGTATATACTATACTATAACAAGTGTATACATATATGTATATACACTCGTTGTATAACTAGTGTATTATTACAAGTATAAAAAAATCAAAAAAGAAAGTGAGATGAATTATATGAGTAATATTTCAAAAAGAATTGAAAGATTGCCAGTTACGCCAATGCTTTGGAGAGTGCTGTTTTTAGTAGGTATCGGATGGATGTTTGATGCCATGGATCAAGGGATGGTCGCCGGTGTGATGGCTTCAATTGGAAAGGTGTGGAAACTTACTCCCACTGATTTGGGATTACTCGGCAGTGTTTCGGCGATTGGAATGGCTATTGGTGCGGCAGTTGCTGGAATGGTTGCTGACAAATGGGGTAGAAAAACAGTCGTTACGTTTACCCTTGTGTTATATGGATTCGCTAGTATATTATCTGGCATCGCGCCAAACTTTGGCCTATTGTTATTCTTCCGGTTTTTAACGGGATTAGGTTTGGGCGGAGAGTTGCCGGCAGCATCTACTTTGGTTAGTGAGTTCTCGCCCGCTAAATCTCGTGGTAGAATGGTGGTCTTGCTCGAGAGCTTCTGGGCTTGGGGATGGATCGTTGCAGCTTTAATTTCTTACCTCTTGATTCCTATTTATGGCTGGCGTATTGGCTTTTTATTGGGAGGAATACCAGCACTGTATGCAGCCTATCTGAGAAGGAATATTCCTGAATCTCCTCAATTCCTGGAACAAAAAGGACGCTTCAAAGAGGCAGATGAAATTGTAAGTAAAATGGAGCAACAAGCTGGAGTAAAAAATAATGAAGTGGCTGTAACCAGTCAGCTAGAAAATGAAAAAATAGGTAATTCTAAGCTTTCAGATTTATGGTCTAAAACCTATTTTAAGCGTACCCTTGTGTTATGGATTTTATGGTTAGGTATTAATTTTGGTTATTATGGGTTTGTTTTATGGACTCCAACTCTCCTTGTCGGCAAAGGTTTCAGCTTAGTAAGGGGTTTCCAATTTACATTAATTATTAGCATTGCTCAGTTACCCGGATATTACAGTGCGGCATATCTAATAGAAAAGATTGGTCGTAAAGCAGTTTTAGTAAGCTACTTAGCAGGAACTGCCGTGTCCGCATACTTATTTGGTCAAGCGACATCCTCAGCTACTGTGCTTGTTTTTGGATGCCTACTTTACTTTTTCAGTCTAGGAGCTTGGGGCGCGGTGTACGCTTATACGCCAGAAGTTTATCCTACACGTATTAGGGGCACCGGAACCGGTTGGGCAGCTGCAATTGGACGTATTGGTGCCATCGCCGCTCCTTATATCGTTGGAGTTGTGTATGAAACTAAAGGTAAGCAGGCTGGCTTCACTTATGTATTTATTATGCTAACTATAGTGTTCGCAGCAGTTGCCTTAGTGGTTGCTTTTGGTGGTATTGAAACTAAAGGTAAAACTCTAGACGAAATTGATGCATCTTAACAAATTTTAATAACTAATTAGAATTCATTTATAACCTCTCGAGTAAATTTCGAGGGGTTTTTTAATATTAATAAAAAGAGTATTATTTTTATTGACAACTCATTGTCAATTGTATACAATGTAATTGAATACAATTGCATTGTATTATTAGAAAGGATTATAGGTTGCCTTTAATAACCTAAATATATTTTACAAGAGGTATAATAAATGAATATTGATTTTTCAATTGAAGATGCAGTAAAAAAAAGATACAGTGTAAGAAACTATATGGAAAGAGAAATTGAACCGGCTAAAAGAAAAGATATTGAATCTTTTATTGATTCTTTGGATAATCCATTTGGAAATAAAGTCAAGTTTCACTATCTTGATGACAAGGACATAAAAAACAAAGAAAAACTTGGAACATACGGAGTTATTAAAGGGTCAAAGCAATACATCGGAACAACTATTAAGTTAAAACCAATGGCACTCGAAGCATTGGGATATGAAATGGAAGCAGTAGTTCTTTATTTAGCACATCTTGATCTTGGAACTTGCTGGCTCGGAGGAACCTTCGATCGTGAAGGCTTTGCAGATGCTATGAAGATTAAAGAAGGAGAATTATTCCCAATTATAACACCTTATGGATATGCCGCCGCCACTAAGCATGAAAAAGAGATAGAAATGAGAACAATGATTCAAGCAGATAAGCGTAAAGAATGGGATCAATTATTTTATAAAAATGATTTTAAGTCTCCTCTTACGAGTGAAGAAGCCGGTAGTCTTGCCTTTCCACTAGAAATTGTTCGATTAGCACCATCAGCATCAAATAAACAGCCGTGGAGAATACTTCTTAAAGATGGTGACTTCCATTTTTATGAATATAAAGAACCTGGATATAGCGATAGATTCCCCTACGATATCCAAAGAGTAGATATGGGAATTGCCGCAGCACACTTTGATTTTTCACTTAAAGAAAAAGGTATTAAAGGTCATTTTAATGCGGCATCTAAGCCAGAGATAGAATTGCCTGAGAATATGGAGTATGTTTTTTCTTGGATAAGGGAATAAAAAATGAAACAAGAGAAGCCTTTAATAAAGAGTCCTCTCTTGTTTCATTTACATTTATATTTACATATATTATTGTAGGTTTAAGAGAGTAAGCTTTGCCAAGTACCGTTACCGGCAATTCAATCAATATCTTCGTCAGTTGTGTTTTCAGTAATTTCAGATTTAGGAGCGCAGTCATAAACATAAAGTTTATTTTGCTTTATGGTCTTTAATTTTTGTAGTTAAGTCTTTAAACTTATTATTTTTCTTTAAATCTTCATTTAAATCAGGGTTTAAATTTTTCATATCAAAGGAATTAACTAAAGTTCCATTATCGCTAATATCATAGTGACCTTGGTATAATCCTTTACATACATACGCATCTTTTACAATAGAACCTGAATATTTTTCTAAATACAATAAAACATGTCCATTCTTTTTAACAACTGGATCTTCATCTATTTGCGTTTGCAATAAAGTAATAACATCGTTGGCTGAAATCAAATCCCCTTTAAGTACTTGCTTTATTTTAAGCTTATTGGTAACAAATGTAACTCCCGTATAGTTTGTTTCGGTTTGTTCGCCGATTTGTACAGCTTCAACTATATATGGAGACTCAGATATTAAATTATCTACGGTTCCATTGGCAAATGATTGGCTAACACTTGATGCCAATTTAGCACTTGATGCCAGTTTAACACTTGGTGCTATTTTAGAATTATTATTTAGCTGTTTTAAAATAGAAAATGTGGAGATAAATACAGTTCCTATTATTAATCCTATAATTAAAGATTTTTTTTTCATATAAACAATTCCTCCTAATTTAATTATTTGTAAATTGAATTTACACTATTTTCAATAATATTCTACATAAGCAATTAAAAATCCTTTTTTTGTTAATAATTATTTATATTTCAATTATTTCGAAGTGTTAACTATGAGGAAACTGAAAAAGTAGTTAAGACTTAATCTTAGCTACTTTTAATATTTGTGTTACATAAAATAAACTTGTAGATAGTTAATACAAAGTTTAAATATTTACTGGAGCTTTTTAATAGCGCTTATGGTTAGTGGACCACTGGCGCCGTCTACAACTAAAACATTATTATTTGGTACGGATAACTTGAGGTGCCATTTTAACTAATTCATCTTTCGATATATTAGAATCCATTGCTAATAAAGAATAATGAATTCCACCTTGCATCCACTCTAAATATTGAGACTGAGAGATTTCTATCTTGTCACTTCCATAGCTGAACACATATTTACCGGACAATTTATCCTGCTTATCCTGCTCTGTCAATTTATAATTTGCTGGTACAACCTTATAAACAGATGAACTATAATATAAATCTATACCGTTACAAGTATTAACAACAGTTTCTTTATTTGATCTTTCACCTAACATTCCGTTTTCCATAGAAAGATATAATTTGTCATTACCTTTTGTATACGTAAAATCAAGGGATTTTGTTTTTTTTACAGTATTGCCATTCTCATCAACACCTTTTTGATTGTCGGTATATCCATCCGCAAAAGTGTATCCGTTGTCAAATTTATCAACTAGTTTAGGATTAAATTTAAAATCATTTTTAACTTGTTCTACTGTAGGTATAGTAGTATATGTTGGTATAGTACTTGAACTTCCATATATAGACTGTATTTTCCCTACTTTTCCTGCTGCAAATACAGTCGTTCCTATTACCATAGTAGCCGCTAATATAATAATAATCTTTCTCCTCATTGATCCTCTTTTATATGGTTTTATATTATTTTCCATCTCATCATTCTCCTCTTTTTCCGGTAAACTGCTTAATGTTGCATTTACCTTGCTTTTAAAACTTTTAGGCATATCTGGAAAGATATTATTCCAATTATAGGCATTCATAATTTACCTCCATATTCTCTAATTTTATTTTTATTGATTTTCGTCCTTTTGATAACCTGCTTTTTACAGTTCCAGTGGGTATTCCTAAAATCTGTTTAATTTCTTTTACTGAATATCCATCTACATAATAAAGAACAATTGTAATACGAATACGCTCTGGTAAATTCTGAATGGCCATATATAATTCACTATAATCCTTTTTATCATCAGCCTTGTCAGACTCAAAGTATTCTTCATAAGGTACTTGTGAATGTTCTTTACTTTTCAAACTATAACATTCATTTATTAGTATCCTAACTAACCATGTTTTAAAATATTGTTCTTTCTTTAGTGTATCTAATTTGTTATAGGCTTTTAAAATTGCCCCCTGAACTGCATCCTCACAATCTTGCTCATGAATCAAAATTGATTTAGACACATGATATAAAATAGATTGCATCTCAATAACTTTGTCTGTAAATATAGCCTTGTTCAATTGAATTCCTACCTTTCCTTGCAAATTGTAGCGCTACTTTTTTGCTTTACACTAATTAGATAGATTTATCTGCTAAATGGTTCATTTAATTTTAACTTAAATTTAATTGATGTTTTCCATATTGTAATCTAAAATGTAAATTATACTAAATAAAGAATATTTTTAAACTTCAGAAAAAAGCCAAAAATAAAATTCTAAAACTCCAATTTACTAGGAAGATTATTATGAACCAATTTAACCTTTTAAAATAAAAAAAAGAAGCATTTCTGCTTCTTAAATTAACTCTATAAATCCTTAGTAAGCTCTACTATTATTTCTTGTAATAAATATTGGGATGAGGTGCCAAATTATTGCATTTTAAATAGTTAAATTGTAAATTTATCTATTTCTTCTTCTAATTTTAAAGCACAATTTTTCACCTTTAGAGTTTCAGTTAGTACATCATTAGAACTGTTACTTACATTTATCACTCTAGTAGCTATATCAGTAGTTCCACTAGCCCCTTCGTTAGATGCCTGCGCAACACCATCTATTGTTCTTAACATGTCCCCTACAGATTCTAAAAGTTCTTTAGAAGTAACACTAAAATCTGTAACTAGTTCTTTAACAAATTCAGAATCATTGCTATACTCATTTCCAATGCTTAACATATATATATAATCATCTTTTATATCACTACCAGTATAGGTCAACAATTTATTAGAGCTCTCAGAAAGATTCTTCACAGACTCACTAACTTTAACTGTTATATTTTGAATTTCAATAACCGTGTTCTTTGATTGTTCCGCGAGCATCTTAATTTCATTTGCAACAACTGCAAACCCCCTACCTGATTCACCAGCTCTTGCAGCCTCTATAGCTGCATTTAAAGCTAATAGATTAGTCTGTGAAGTTATACTCATTATAGATTCAGATAACACATTTATTTCCTCAACAACTTTAGATGCTTCTATAGCTTTTTCTAATTCTAATCTTGTATTTTCAAATACTGTGGTTGATTTATCTATAGCCGTGCGGACTTTCTTCTTTGACTCCTCTGCCCTATTATTTATCTCGATTGATTTACCTGCACCATCCTGAGATTTGTTTGCTATAACTTGAATAGATCGTTCAATCTCCTGTGAAGTTGCCATCATCTCCTGAGCGGATGCTGCAGTTTCTTCCATACTTGCTGCTAACTCTTCTGTTGTAGCTGAAGTTCCTTCAATTTGAATCATTAAGTTGGATATACGTTTTTCTTCTACCTGAGCACTTTTAAATACTGCAGAGGCCTCTAACTTTACATTTTGAAGTAATGATTTTATAGATTGTTGCATTATGTCTACAGAATTAGCTAGGCTACCCATTTCATCCTTACTTTTTAAAAATGCTATTGGTATTTCTTTAGTAAAATTTCCATTAGCCATAACTTTAAAATAATTTGTCATAAATAAAATTGGTTTTATAATTGTCTTAGCAAATACCAAAGCACCAATCAAACCTATAAATAATAAAATAATAGCTATAACAAGAATGCTTAATTTTAAAATATTTAGACCTGAAAGTATCTCACTTTTTGGTGCAGTAACAATTAGAAACCAGTCTGTACCTTTTACTGGAGCATATCCCACAGATTTAGAAACTCCATTATAAGAATAGCTACCCGATCCAATATTTCCTTTTATTGCCTCTGTCTGAACTCTAGCCATTTCTTTTAAACTAGAATTTTTAACTACATCCTTTAGAATATTATTTTTTTTCAAAACCATAGCTGGGTCAAAGTAAGCAATTGCAGTTCCTTTACTGTTAATCATATAGGACTTACCTGATGTCCCAAATACAACTTTATTAGTAATAGAACTAAGATCATTACCATCCCTAATTGCACAAAGTACACCTACAATATTACCCTTCCATTTAACGGGAACACTGTATTTTATAATTATCTTGCCCTTACTCGCCACGTTCTCTGTTGGATCTGAAACGGATCGATCACCTTTAAGAGCTTTTTGAAAATCCACTTGATCTTTTACACTAACCGATTTTCCGTTAACTAACTGAATATTTCCATTAGCATTAATATAAATAATATTTTCATCTCCAGATCTCTTAATCTCTTTATCTAAGAGGGCTGCCTTAACTGGCAAAGATACACTAGGGTTGCTAATTATATCTTGGGACGCCAAAACCTCAAGTGCATTCCATTGCACTAAGAGAGCATTCTGTACTACGTTTGTCCCCTGTTGAGCTAATTGTGGTAATTCATTATTTACATTTGTAACTAGTACGCCCGAAGCAATAAGATATGATGTAACTCCAAAAGCAAGACATACACATGTTACTAAAAGACCTATAAACATTACTATTTTTGTTTTAATGCTTTTCATTTAAACCACCTACATTTCATTTTTTTTGTGCTCCAATTTAAGTTATTAAATTTTTTAAATGTTACCTTACCTTATTAACAATAAAAATATTCCTATTATATTATCTGTATTTAATTAAATAACTTTAGCTTTTTTTGCTCAAATCCGTAGAATGTTAAGGATGCTAGCAGTTGACTGAGTTCTAGTACTTGTGTATACTTTAATTGTAAACTATAAAATTTATAAGGTTTACAATAAAAATTCAAATGACATAAAGGGGATGTATTAATGAAATTAAATTTATCAATTAAAGAAATCATGGTAGCAGGTCTATTTGCTGCTATAACATCGGTTCTGGCACAAATATCTTTTGTATTGCCGTTTAGCCCTATCCCAATTACTTTTCAAATATTAGCAGTGTTTTTATCATCAATAATTTTAGGTAGTAAACTTTCGGCTATATCTCAACTTGTTTACATTTTACTTGGAGCTATTGGAATCCCAGTATTTGCAAACTTCAGTGGAGGACTAAATTGCATATTAGGCCCTACAGGGGGCTACCTTATTAGTTATCCTATCATAGCTTTTATTATAGGAAAAACGATAGAAAAAGAATATAATATTATAATTACAATTTCAAGATTATTTATATCATTATTAATTTGCTATTCTATGGGTGCACTTCAACTTGCTTTTATAACAAAAATATCATTAAAAAAGGCTATTCTGTTAGGCGTTGCTCCCTATATACTTTTAGATTCGGCAAAAATTTGGACTGCATATTTAGTTGGCGTTAAAATTAGAAATAGCTTATTAAAGGCTCGTCTGATAAAATGTTAATTTTAAGGGCTCATCACTTGTTGTGCATTCAAGGATATAAAGGAAAAGGATATAGTCTTCATTTTACTGATAATATGGACAAAGTAGTAAATAAACTTAAAGATAATACGTGTATAAGAGTTGTAACCAATACAGATGATATTTGTGTTGCATGTCCACATAATTTTAAAAATGGATTTTGTGAAAGTGATGAAAAAGTTTTTGTTTTTGATTCTAAAGTATTAAATGAACTTAAACTAATAGAAGGCAGGACTTATTTATATAAAGACATTTTAAATAATATAAGAGAAAATCTGACTTACGAAAAGTTTCTAAAAATTTGTAAAAGTTGTTATTGGTTTTCATATGGATATTGCTTCAACAAACTTAAGAAGCATTAGTTTAATTAAGGGTAGTGCTCTCTTTTTCATATTATAATATAAAATGTAAATTATATTAAATAAAGAATATTTTGAAGCTTCAGGAAAAAGCCAAAAATAAAATTCTAAAACTACAATTTACTATATAGGTGTTGTTTAACATGTTAAAGGCTTTAGTTAGCCCATTCAAATCAGTTTATATACCAATTGGAAGTTTACCGCAGTCTGTATAGACAGTAGTAAAATTATTTCCACCTTCTCATGCAGGAGTACTATTTCGAAGAGTTATGATGGAACAGGCAGAGAAGGTTACATTTGCAGGTGCACCAACTGCTGTATTAGAACATTTCAGACTGAATTTAGGTGCTTCCTTCAAAGTTGGAGATACAATTTTAAGTTCTTATTCCAGTATACTAATTTGGTTAATGGCAAAGATGAATACATGGGATGCTGGGACTTAAAAAAATATCATATATTTCTTTATCTTTATCTTCTATCATAAAAAGATATCCTCTTTTATTTAGGTATTTTAGCTTTAAGTGCATAACAAGAACATAACAACAGTCAACTTCATAATATATATAATGTATTTATATTATGGAGGGAAGGCTTTGAGCAAATTCAATACGGATATGTTGCACGTTAATTTTGCCATGGGAACAGGTGAAACAAAACCAATTATTCCTAGGAAATATACCCTTACTCATTCAGACGTTACCGGAGAATTATTTTTAACTATTGCAGCAAAGTATGATTATGATAAAATCACTGACATGAGGGATGAAGTACTAGCAGAATGGACCATGATTAATAGTAAGTACGCACTTATGGTTAACGTTATGGTAGATAAAGAACAGAACCCAATAATGTCAGCGGTACGTAATAGCATTCTCACAAAAGAATTACCGCTAGCACTTTCGGCACTTAGATATGGAGATAGAGAATTTTTTAGAAAAAATCCCTCTTTAGATAAAGCACCTATTTATGTGAAATTTAATTCTGTTTATCCTACGTTTAATCGTTTAGAACTATGGGGAACGCCTTTAGATTACAAATAAGAATTTTTAATTTAGTATCCATATAACACCTTATTATGTTGTATACTTTTGTATTTTTTACATAGTAAGGATTTGAAAATGAGCAACAACATGTTGAAATAAATGTTATAGCATATTAATTCCCTCTTAACAAAATAGAATACTTCCTTATTGTTTTATTAAGAAGGCCTTAAATTAACATAAATAATTATTCCAATTCATTTGTCCTTTCAAGAGCACTTTTTACACTTGACATAATGGTTCCATGAAAACTAGATTCGCTTAACACATGTAGTCCTGCAATTGTTGTACCTGCTGGTGAAGTCATTGTATCTGTAATTTGGTAAGGATGTTTTCCAGTTTTTTGAATGGTTAGTGCAGAAGCAATTAAATTCTCTAAAGCTATAGCTGTGGCATCCTTACGGGAAAAACCAGATTCCACTCCAGAATCTATAAGCGCTGCAAGAAAATACATTATGTAGGCAGGCCCAGCACAACTATATGCAGTAAATGCATTAAAGAGGTTTTCATCTATGAACATTGTCTGTCCTAATGCACTTAACAGTGTTTCAACTATTTTTTTGTCTTCAGGTTGAACCTGCTCATTTACGCTTGCTGCACTATAACCATGTTGTACGTCAATCATAGTATTTGGCATAATACGAACAAGTTTGCGATGGCTTTCAAATAAATTTTCTAATTTTTCCATTTTGATTCCCGCACATATAGAAATAATGATAGTAGATTCAGATAAATGATCTTTAATATTTTGCGCAACACTTACAATATTTTGAGGAAGTACTGCAATTAGAATAATATCTGCACCTTTTACAGCAACTGTGACATCTTCTGCCTCTACAATACCATATGTAACATTAAGGTATTTTCTTCTTTCACTTAATATATCAAAAACCGCAATGCTTTTTGGAGAAAATATTTCA
This window of the Clostridium estertheticum genome carries:
- a CDS encoding ABC transporter permease gives rise to the protein MKYLNALCAEIKISLESTWSYKMNFISDILFIGGLYTALLFLGTGTSLGNYYGSPEDSKSLLLIGYILYSFSILAINLVSSNIEAEATRGTLEQKLTSIIPLYVLMIGRLISGMLIELVELAIILIFSVLIFHVGISINLNVIITLLITIAGMYGMGLMFGGLTLKFKNIGRIMYIIQTLLLFVSNTLTVVSDKFSIINLIPLTTGNDLIRKALVGQAIPMSEYLTLAAISLVWLAIGIVTFNFLKKLSRIDGLVGSY
- a CDS encoding ABC transporter ATP-binding protein gives rise to the protein MINFKNLTKKYKGSEIVALDSFTLDVNDYEIICLLGPNGAGKTTLIKALTGLVIPDNGEIYIDDKKINTEKINYLKDIAVVLEGARNLYWRISVKSNFYYFGALKGISRKQIDSNIKKYNELFNINDLLNRRVNTLSLGQKQKVAIIANILLTPKILVLDEPSNGLDIEAKEMLLNLLNIIKKQNNTTVLIASHDVDFIRRAVDRIAILNNGKVQEILVNDNISNSLIEEKYLKIVSA
- a CDS encoding MFS transporter — encoded protein: MSNISKRIERLPVTPMLWRVLFLVGIGWMFDAMDQGMVAGVMASIGKVWKLTPTDLGLLGSVSAIGMAIGAAVAGMVADKWGRKTVVTFTLVLYGFASILSGIAPNFGLLLFFRFLTGLGLGGELPAASTLVSEFSPAKSRGRMVVLLESFWAWGWIVAALISYLLIPIYGWRIGFLLGGIPALYAAYLRRNIPESPQFLEQKGRFKEADEIVSKMEQQAGVKNNEVAVTSQLENEKIGNSKLSDLWSKTYFKRTLVLWILWLGINFGYYGFVLWTPTLLVGKGFSLVRGFQFTLIISIAQLPGYYSAAYLIEKIGRKAVLVSYLAGTAVSAYLFGQATSSATVLVFGCLLYFFSLGAWGAVYAYTPEVYPTRIRGTGTGWAAAIGRIGAIAAPYIVGVVYETKGKQAGFTYVFIMLTIVFAAVALVVAFGGIETKGKTLDEIDAS
- a CDS encoding nitroreductase family protein — protein: MNIDFSIEDAVKKRYSVRNYMEREIEPAKRKDIESFIDSLDNPFGNKVKFHYLDDKDIKNKEKLGTYGVIKGSKQYIGTTIKLKPMALEALGYEMEAVVLYLAHLDLGTCWLGGTFDREGFADAMKIKEGELFPIITPYGYAAATKHEKEIEMRTMIQADKRKEWDQLFYKNDFKSPLTSEEAGSLAFPLEIVRLAPSASNKQPWRILLKDGDFHFYEYKEPGYSDRFPYDIQRVDMGIAAAHFDFSLKEKGIKGHFNAASKPEIELPENMEYVFSWIRE
- a CDS encoding RNA polymerase sigma factor, translated to MNKAIFTDKVIEMQSILYHVSKSILIHEQDCEDAVQGAILKAYNKLDTLKKEQYFKTWLVRILINECYSLKSKEHSQVPYEEYFESDKADDKKDYSELYMAIQNLPERIRITIVLYYVDGYSVKEIKQILGIPTGTVKSRLSKGRKSIKIKLENMEVNYECL
- a CDS encoding methyl-accepting chemotaxis protein yields the protein MKSIKTKIVMFIGLLVTCVCLAFGVTSYLIASGVLVTNVNNELPQLAQQGTNVVQNALLVQWNALEVLASQDIISNPSVSLPVKAALLDKEIKRSGDENIIYINANGNIQLVNGKSVSVKDQVDFQKALKGDRSVSDPTENVASKGKIIIKYSVPVKWKGNIVGVLCAIRDGNDLSSITNKVVFGTSGKSYMINSKGTAIAYFDPAMVLKKNNILKDVVKNSSLKEMARVQTEAIKGNIGSGSYSYNGVSKSVGYAPVKGTDWFLIVTAPKSEILSGLNILKLSILVIAIILLFIGLIGALVFAKTIIKPILFMTNYFKVMANGNFTKEIPIAFLKSKDEMGSLANSVDIMQQSIKSLLQNVKLEASAVFKSAQVEEKRISNLMIQIEGTSATTEELAASMEETAASAQEMMATSQEIERSIQVIANKSQDGAGKSIEINNRAEESKKKVRTAIDKSTTVFENTRLELEKAIEASKVVEEINVLSESIMSITSQTNLLALNAAIEAARAGESGRGFAVVANEIKMLAEQSKNTVIEIQNITVKVSESVKNLSESSNKLLTYTGSDIKDDYIYMLSIGNEYSNDSEFVKELVTDFSVTSKELLESVGDMLRTIDGVAQASNEGASGTTDIATRVINVSNSSNDVLTETLKVKNCALKLEEEIDKFTI
- a CDS encoding biotin transporter BioY — protein: MKLNLSIKEIMVAGLFAAITSVLAQISFVLPFSPIPITFQILAVFLSSIILGSKLSAISQLVYILLGAIGIPVFANFSGGLNCILGPTGGYLISYPIIAFIIGKTIEKEYNIIITISRLFISLLICYSMGALQLAFITKISLKKAILLGVAPYILLDSAKIWTAYLVGVKIRNSLLKARLIKC